A part of Dreissena polymorpha isolate Duluth1 chromosome 13, UMN_Dpol_1.0, whole genome shotgun sequence genomic DNA contains:
- the LOC127854726 gene encoding uncharacterized protein LOC127854726: protein MDAYLKRFERFAESAGWKKECWGANLSALLQGRALDVYSRLTVAEANDYQKFKDALLKRFNLNEDGFREKFRSSKCESGETASQFVIRLGDYLTNWMCQAGSDETYEGLRDLILREQYLNGCSKGLQVFLKERKFASVTEMADCADRYIEAHEGNGKTGNESRDGVKGKACFVCNGPHLRRDCPRINGRNTMGTNNHRGGNLSGQYSGNGFKSWEPARGGRRPEDKYDRKVSKSSLSACGLSQGKVSLSCGHKLPVMSAACDGPIRENMPECIGWVNGKQIRVLRDTGCSSVVVKRSLVPNHSFTGKVQNCVLLDGTVRQFPTAKVFVETPYFTGKVIAMCVESPVYDLILGNIDGIRDIAIGEYATISEEKKVDETVNEQAAVVTRAQASKEKVSKIKPLKVPTQIKGMNPQMFQEAQKSDPTLQAAREQAMSEEVKQCGKLNTSRYYERNGFLYREFTSPKHNKAEPVCQLVVPKEFRDEIMKIAHESLIGGHLGMQKTLDKVLSQFHWSGVMSDVKRFCTSCDTCQRMTSKGKVSKVPLGEMPLIDTPFKRVAVDLIGPITPVSDRGNRYILTVVDYATRYPEAMALKNIETETVAEALVDIFTRVGVPQEMLSDMGAQFTSGLMKEISRLLSMKQLVTTPYHPQCNGLVERMNGTLKSMIKRMCTERPKDWDKYISPALFAYREAPQASTGFSPFELLYGRTVRGPMQILREMLTQETLSEEVKTVYEYVLDLKERLAETMQFAQEELKKSAGKYKKHFDKKARQRTFSVGERALVLLPTNRNKLLMQWQGPYEIVEKVGESDYRLDVNGHVKTYHANMLKKYVERIGNEAETGQAGLLINIAAAIIEDDKVPSGEKDCLSEYGRFNEEIQCPIIEQSESVEDVKLGENLDAKQCKSLQTLLQDFQDVLTDIPGKTNLVEHHIKTTADDPIRSRPYPVPHAVKETINKEVQEMLRMGVIEPSDSPYRSPVVIVKKPDGTNRFCVDFRKLNQVTVFDAEPMPCQDDIFARLSHCRYFSRIDLSKGYWQIPVSEESKKYTSFATDTGLWQFRRMPFGLACAPAVFSRMMRMLLKDLSGVDNFLDDMFLFTETWEEHLTLIAEVLGRLRNAGLTAKPSKCMLACERLDILGHQVGHGKVEPNPQKVTAIAQAERPRTKTELRSFLGLVGYYRKFIPNFAAVAVPLTDLTKKGKPNTLVWESPHERAFKELKERVTMSPILRMADLGKPFILRTDASNVGLGAVLLQEHEDGKFPVAYASRKLLQRERNYSVVEKECLAVVWGIQKFHTYLYGKKFLLETDHMPLVYLNKAKDSNGRIMRWALVLQAYRFTVVAIKGTENVGADYLSRKSGT, encoded by the coding sequence ATGGATGCATATCTCAAAAGATTTGAGCGATTTGCAGAGAGTGCTGGATGGAAGAAGGAATGTTGGGGTGCAAATTTGAGTGCACTGTTGCAGGGGCGTGCCCTGGATGTGTATTCGAGACTCACAGTTGCTGAGGCTAATGATTATCAGAAATTTAAGGATGCCCTGCTAAAAAGGTTCAATCTGAACGAAGACGGTTTCAGGGAAAAGTTTCGTAGTAGTAAATGTGAATCAGGGGAGACAGCGTCTCAATTTGTAATTCGATTGGGAGATTACTTAACCAATTGGATGTGCCAGGCTGGGTCTGACGAAACCTATGAGGGTTTAAGAGATTTGATTTTACGTGAGCAATACTTGAATGGGTGCTCAAAGGGACTGCAAGTGTTCTTAAAGGAGCGTAAGTTTGCTTCAGTAACAGAGATGGCCGATTGTGCAGATCGGTATATTGAGGCCCATGAGGGCAATGGCAAAACGGGGAATGAATCTAGAGATGGTGTGAAAGGTAAGGCTTGCTTTGTTTGCAATGGACCACATTTACGTAGAGACTGCCCGAGGATAAATGGTCGGAACACCATGGGCACAAACAACCATAGGGGTGGTAACCTATCAGGCCAGTATTCAGGTAATGGTTTCAAAAGCTGGGAACCAGCAAGAGGTGGAAGAAGACCTGAAGACAAGTATGACCGAAAGGTAAGTAAATCTAGTTTGTCGGCGTGTGGCCTATCCCAAGGAAAGGTAAGTCTGTCATGTGGTCACAAATTACCTGTCATGTCGGCAGCGTGTGATGGACCTATTCGGGAAAATATGCCGGAGTGCATAGGATGGGTCAACGGAAAACAAATTCGTGTCTTGAGGGATACTGGATGTTCATCAGTGGTGGTAAAGAGGTCTCTTGTACCAAACCACAGTTTTACTGGGAAAGTTCAGAATTGTGTCTTACTTGATGGAACAGTGAGACAATTCCCCACGGCAAAAGTGTTTGTGGAAACACCTTATTTTACAGGTAAGGTTATTGCCATGTGTGTTGAAAGTCCAGTATACGACTTGATATTGGGGAATATTGACGGAATCAGAGATATTGCAATTGGAGAATATGCGACCATATCAGAAGAGAAGAAAGTGGATGAAACGGTGAACGAACAGGCAGCAGTAGTCACCAGAGCTCAGGCTTCAAAAGAAAAGGTAAGCAAAATCAAACCGTTAAAGGTGCCAACACAGATCAAGGGGATGAATCCACAGATGTTTCAAGAAGCACAGAAAAGTGACCCAACTCTTCAAGCTGCCCGGGAACAAGCAATGTCGGAAGAGGTAAAGCAGTGTGGAAAACTGAATACTTCTCGGTATTATGAACGCAATGGATTCTTGTACCGTGAATTTACGTCTCCAAAACATAACAAGGCAGAACCTGTTTGCCAGCTTGTTGTCCCTAAGGAATTTCGAGATGAAATCATGAAGATAGCTCATGAGAGTTTAATAGGAGGACATCTAGGAATGCAGAAAACATTGGATAAAGTACTGTCACAATTTCATTGGTCTGGTGTAATGTCAGATGTGAAACGTTTCTGTACCTCCTGTGATACCTGTCAGAGGATGACATCAAAAGGAAAAGTTTCCAAGGTTCCGTTGGGAGAAATGCCATTAATAGATACACCATTTAAACGCGTGGCTGTTGATCTGATTGGACCTATTACACCAGTTAGTGACAGAGGAAACCGGTACATATTAACGGTGGTTGACTACGCTACAAGATATCCGGAGGCGATGGCATTGAAGAACATTGAGACAGAAACCGTTGCAGAGGCATTAGTAGACATTTTCACTCGAGTTGGAGTTCCACAAGAAATGCTTAGTGACATGGGAGCACAGTTTACATCTGGACTCATGAAGGAGATAAGTAGGCTGTTGTCAATGAAACAGTTAGTGACTACACCATACCATCCCCAGTGTAACGGGTTAGTGGAAAGAATGAATGGCACGCTGAAGTCCATGATAAAGCGTATGTGTACAGAGCGACCCAAGGACTGGGACAAGTACATTTCGCCAGCCTTGTTCGCATACAGAGAAGCCCCACAGGCAAGCACAGGGTTTTCTCCATTTGAACTGCTCTACGGGAGAACAGTAAGAGGACCAATGCAAATATTAAGAGAGATGTTGACACAGGAAACCCTTAGTGAAGAGGTAAAAACTGTTTATGAATACGTTTTGGACCTAAAGGAAAGGCTAGCAGAAACAATGCAATTTGCACAAGAAGAACTGAAGAAATCTGCTGGAAAATACAAGAAACACTTCGATAAGAAAGCGAGGCAAAGAACATTTTCAGTAGGAGAGCGAGCTCTAGTTCTGTTGCCAACAAACCGAAACAAATTGCTCATGCAGTGGCAAGGGCCATATGAAATTGTAGAGAAAGTTGGTGAATCAGACTACCGACTTGACGTCAATGGTCATGTGAAGACATACCATGCCAATATGTTGAAGAAATATGTGGAGAGAATTGGCAATGAGGCTGAAACTGGTCAGGCTGGATTACTGATAAATATCGCAGCGGCCATTATTGAAGACGACAAGGTACCAAGTGGTGAGAAGGACTGTTTAAGTGAGTATGGTCGATTTAATGAAGAGATACAATGTCCTATAATAGAACAATCAGAATCTGTTGAAGATGTCAAACTTGGTGAAAACCTAGATGCCAAACAATGCAAATCTTTGCAAACATTACTTCAAGACTTCCAAGACGTGTTAACTGACATTCCTGGGAAAACCAATTTGGTAGAACACCATATTAAAACAACTGCAGATGATCCAATTCGTTCAAGGCCATATCCTGTTCCACATGCTGTGAAGGAGACCATAAACAAAGAAGTTCAGGAGATGTTACGAATGGGTGTCATTGAACCATCAGATTCACCATATAGATCACCAGTCGTTATAGTGAAGAAACCAGATGGCACTAATAGATTTTGTGTGGACTTTCGCAAGTTAAATCAGGTCACAGTCTTTGATGCTGAGCCAATGCCATGTCAGGATGACATTTTTGCACGCTTATCCCACTGTCGTTACTTTTCGagaattgatttgtcaaaggggTACTGGCAGATTCCAGTTTCCGAGGAAAGCAAAAAGTATACTAGCTTTGCAACTGACACCGGGCTATGGCAGTTTCGAAGAATGCCATTTGGACTGGCATGCGCACCCGCTGTCTTCAGCAGAATGATGAGAATGTTGCTGAAAGACCTTAGTGGAGTGGATAACTTTTTAGACGATATGTTCCTGTTCACCGAGACATGGGAGGAGCATCTTACGTTGATTGCAGAAGTCTTAGGGCGCCTGCGAAATGCTGGACTGACGGCAAAGCCTAGCAAGTGCATGTTGGCTTGTGAGAGACTTGATATCTTAGGACACCAAGTAGGGCACGGAAAAGTGGAACCAAACCCACAGAAGGTTACAGCAATAGCTCAAGCCGAAAGACCACGAACCAAGACTGAACTTCGATCCTTCTTAGGGCTGGTAGGTTATTATCGTAAGTTCATACCAAACTTTGCTGCTGTGGCTGTACCACTTACCGACCTCACCAAGAAAGGTAAACCCAATACCTTGGTTTGGGAATCACCTCATGAAAGGGCATTCAAGGAATTGAAGGAACGAGTGACGATGTCACCAATTCTCCGAATGGCAGATTTAGGTAAGCCATTTATTCTACGTACAGACGCCTCTAATGTAGGTTTAGGGGCAGTACTTCTGCAAGAACATGAGGATGGTAAGTTTCCGGTAGCATATGCAAGTCGTAAATTGCTGCAAAGGGAAAGAAATTATTCGGTGGTTGAGAAAGAATGCCTTGCAGTTGTGTGGGGAATACAGAAATTCCACACATACTTATATGGTAAGAAGTTTCTGTTAGAAACAGACCACATGCCACTGGTATATCTGAACAAGGCAAAGGATTCTAATGGCAGAATCATGCGTTGGGCTCTTGTTTTGCAGGCTTACCGGTTCACTGTTGTTGCTATAAAGGGAACTGAAAATGTCGGGGCTGATTATCTCAGTCGAAAATCTGGGACATGA